One genomic region from Homalodisca vitripennis isolate AUS2020 chromosome 6, UT_GWSS_2.1, whole genome shotgun sequence encodes:
- the LOC124365518 gene encoding uncharacterized protein LOC124365518: MNDIGNVILTKYLMFADDIKVFGSVSLAPDFERLQLSLTNIDAWCKENFMELNVLKCVVISYKRGAAPVRHDYVLNGSTLKRVDKVRDLGVTMTPSLNSQERIVHITAKASSLVGFKFRSTRNFNSPFTLITLYKSLIRPLLEYGSIVWSPFEKNHVNQLEDIQSRFIRMLEPRLGFTYRTTPVDDVEKSFALLPLSLRRHHADIILLYKLVNELIDCPNILSGIDITTPRGTRSKTIFSRRFLPAYYSYNSGIFRLLKAGSTPAAQLDFFF, translated from the coding sequence ATGAATGACATTGGCAACGTCATCCTTACCAAATATCTCATGTTTGCCGATGATATCAAGGTGTTTGGCTCGGTGTCGTTGGCTCCTGATTTTGAGCGCCTCCAACTTTCTCTGACTAACATCGATGCCTGGTGCAAAGAGAACTTCATGGAGCTAAACGTCTTGAAATGCGTTGTCATCTCCTACAAACGTGGTGCAGCTCCAGTCCGACACGATTATGTCCTCAATGGATCTACACTGAAGAGAGTGGACAAAGTACGCGATCTCGGAGTGACAATGACCCCTTCGCTCAACTCTCAAGAGCGTATTGTCCACATTACAGCCAAAGCAAGTTCTCTGGTCGGGTTCAAATTCAGATCGACTAGGAACTTCAACTCGCCTTTCACCTTGATCACGCTCTACAAGTCCCTGATACGCCCGCTGCTGGAGTATGGGTCTATCGTCTGGTCTCCCTTCGAGAAGAACCATGTCAACCAATTGGAGGACATTCAAAGCCGCTTCATACGGATGCTTGAACCGAGACTTGGGTTTACCTACCGCACCACCCCGGTTGACGATGTGGAGAAGTCCTTCGCTCTTCTACCTCTATCACTCCGACGTCATCATGCCGACATCATTCTGCTCTACAAGCTGGTAAACGAGCTCATCGACTGTCCCAACATCCTGAGCGGTATTGACATTACCACGCCCAGAGGCACTCGCTCCAAGACTATCTTCAGCAGACGCTTTCTCCCAGCCTACTATTCTTACAACAGCGGAATTTTCCGTCTCCTCAAGGCTGGTAGCACGCCGGCTGCTCAACTGGACTTCTTCTTTTAG